TTTTAAGTACAAGCATCATCCATCATGTTACAAATAGGGCTACAATCATGTTAACAAATGTTTTATAAATAAGTAACAGATATAGTATTTCAGTAGCATTTCATACTAAAGGCAAAATCCCCCCAAGAACCGATCTTCAGTTCTTCACTTCCCAAAGGtattgttttataataattCTTCAACTCACAAGCTGGATCGGAACCAAATCTTTTTGATTATCTTTGCGAAGGCTCGGCGAAAATCGCGATTAAAGACCGTATATATAATTGGATTGAGGGCACTGTTACAGTAACCGATCCAAAAGATGATATCAAATAGCAGGGTTGGAATGTTACAGGATAATCTACATAGAGCAGATATGACGTAAAGTTGAAAGAATGGATACCAACATGCTAGAAATGTCCCCATGATAATACCTAGAACTAAAGTAGCTCTTCTTTCACGTTTCTGAGCAAGTCTTCGCTTTGAACGGTCTACGTCCGGGAAACCGTTGGATCTTTGAGACGTTGTTTGTGAAGTAAGAGAATGATTAACCTGGCGATAAGAATCACCCTCTTGGCCATGACCTTTTGACTGAACTTGACATTTGATTCGATCTCCGCTCTCACTAGAGAAACATCCTTTCAATAACTGTCGATCTGTAAGTTGACGCTCCTCATTACCATTATTCTTGAAGTCAACTTGAATATTGCCGGTTGAGGTTTTATCGTCCAGGCATTTGTTAGTCTCTAGATAAATATGCCTCTGGTAATTAAAACCAGTGCCGGTCGATGGCTGACCGCTGTCAGGACATTTCACGATATTGTCACGAGCGTTTGAATTGGAACGGGCCCTAAATTTCGCAGCACTCCATACATTTGCGTACGTTATGATCATGATCACTGCAGGAATATAGAAGGAACCCATGGTAGAGAATAGAATGTAACCTACGTTATCACTTATGAGACATTTAAACTTCTCCGACG
Above is a genomic segment from Apostichopus japonicus isolate 1M-3 chromosome 5, ASM3797524v1, whole genome shotgun sequence containing:
- the LOC139968187 gene encoding alpha-2C adrenergic receptor-like, with protein sequence MSNMSITEKSGMLAMTKGYHPSSNSMPASQDNPLEVWLFSILTMVVIILIIVGNTLVCIAVATDRSLKAVQNRFLVSLAISDLTVGVVIMPMGIVNQLLGYWVFGVVLCQLWKVCDVLACTASIWNLCLIAIDRYCCITRAVKYTAWRTPHRVNMMIIFVWALAIFISVPPLFGWRVEESPSEKFKCLISDNVGYILFSTMGSFYIPAVIMIITYANVWSAAKFRARSNSNARDNIVKCPDSGQPSTGTGFNYQRHIYLETNKCLDDKTSTGNIQVDFKNNGNEERQLTDRQLLKGCFSSESGDRIKCQVQSKGHGQEGDSYRQVNHSLTSQTTSQRSNGFPDVDRSKRRLAQKRERRATLVLGIIMGTFLACWYPFFQLYVISALCRLSCNIPTLLFDIIFWIGYCNSALNPIIYTVFNRDFRRAFAKIIKKIWFRSSL